Within the Salinicoccus roseus genome, the region GGGTGAGCGGGATATCCCTGATGTCGATGCCATCCACCATGATCCGGCCGGCATCGATGTCATAGTAGCGTTCGATCAGGCCGAACAGTGTCGATTTCCCGCTGCCGCTCGGGCCGACGAATGCAACCTTTTCACTGTTCCGTGCCGTGAAATCGACGTGATGCAGCACTTTATTTTCAGGGTCATAGCCGAATGAGACATCCTCAAACTCAAGTACATTGAAATCAAGCGGCTGGGCGAATGCCGCGTCCCCGCCCTGCTCCTCCTCTTTGGCGAGGATCAGTATGAGGCGTTCCGTGGCGCCGAGCGCCTTGTTGTATTCCGTAAAGAACATCGCAAACATCGTCATCGGCATGATGATCTGGAAAAGGTACAGCAGGAAGGCCACCATCGTACCGATCGTAAGCGTGCCCTCCGAAACCCTGAGTCCACCATACGCGATGATCAGTATGATGACGAACATCATGACGGTGCTCATGATCGGTGACAGGAAGGCGTTGATCGCCGCCTCCTTCATGCCGTATCCATATAGGGTCCTGATGCCCTTCCTCCCCTTCCGACGCTCGAATGCCTCCCCATTGAAAGACTTCACGAGACGCATCTCGCTGAGCGTCTCCTGGATGAGGCCGGTGAATGCAGCAGTCTCATCCTGAAGCGCCCGCGAAATCCGGCTCATCCGCCTGCCGAGCGGGAGGATGACGACGATCGAGACCGGCACCGCGATGAACATGATCAGCGACATGCGCCAGTCGAGGATGAACAGGATCACCACCGCCCCGATGACGGAGACGATTCCGCTGATCAGCTGCGGGAAGTGTCGGGTGATCAGGTCTTTGATGATGGCGGTGTCATTGACCACCCGGCTGACCGATTCACCGCTCTTCGTCTGGTCGAAGTATCCGATCGGCAGCCTCAGGAACTTATCCCATACGTTCTCCCTCAACTTCAGTATGATCGCCTGGCCGATCTTCGCCAGTATGTAGTAGGCGATCCCGTCCAGGACGGCGCTGAGCACAAATACCATGATGATCAGCGCAATGAGTCCTGCCGAGAACATTTCCGTGTCGTATCCATCTATGAAACTCTGCGTCAAAAGCGGCACAATCAGTGAACCGATCGTCCCCACCAGGGTCAGTATGATGCCCGTCGCAAACAATCCGCGATTCAGTTCCGTACGCTTCAGCAGACCCATGAAATCATTGAACGACGCTTTTTCGTCCCTCTTGCCTTTATCCATCAAATCGCACTCCCATTTTCTTTACAGTATATATTATCCTGCAATAATGCTCTATGGTAAAATAAAATCATAATGACTAAGGAGGATACACCTATGACACTGGAACTCTCCGGCCTGTCAAAAAGCTTCAACGGACAGGTTGCAGTAGACGACATCAATCTCAAAGTTCCTGCAGGCAGCATGTACGGATTCCTTGGAGGCAACGGGGCCGGAAAAACGACGACATTCCGTATGATCCTCGGCCTGCTTCAGCCTTCATCAGGCAGCATCACCTACAACGACAGAAAAATCGACTATAACGTTACGAATGAAATCGGATACCTTCCCGAAGAACGGGGGCTGCACCCGAAACTGAAGGTCGATGAGCAGATCCGCTATCTCGGGCAGCTGAAGGGCATGTCGAAACGTGATATCGATACGAAGCTCACCGAGTGGCTCGAGCGGTTTGAAGTGCCAGAGAACCGGAGCAAACGCATTGAAAAACTTTCCAAGGGGAACCAGCAGAAGATCCAGCTGATCGCCTCGATCATTCATGACCCGAAACTGATCATACTCGATGAACCATTCAGCGGACTCGACCCGGTCAATGTGGAAATCCTCAAGACCGCAGTCAAGGAACTGAACCGGCAGGGGGCGACCATCATCTTCAGTACGCACCGCATGGAGCATGTCGAGGAGCTGTGCGAATCACTGTGCATCCTGAATAAGGGAAAACAGGTGGTCAGCGGCAATATCGACCAGATCAAAAGCGACTTCGGACAGAAGGAGATCATCATCGAAGGCGACCATGACATCGAATTCCTGCGCAACATGCCCGGCGTCCTCGACATGAAGCAGATACGCAGGAAAAGCGTCCTCAAGATCGAGGATGAAAAGTATGCAGAGCCGATCTTCAACGAAATCGTCAAGCTCGGCTATTTCAAAAAATTCCAGGTCAACGAGCCATCCATCAATGACATATTCATTTCGAAGGTGGGACATGAGCTATGAGTAAATTCCTCGCAACCTTTTCACAGACCTACCTGTCCAAAGTACGCGCCAAATCATTCATGATCAGCACCGCAATCATCGTCCTGCTGATCTTCGTCGGGGCGAACTTCGACAAGATCATCAATATCTTCGATTCGTCCGAAGAAATCACCACACTCAATGTCGAAAGCGACGATGCGTTCTACGCCCAGTTCGAGGCGGTGATGGAACCGATCGAGCCGGATTTCGACATTGCACAGAACGACGGGGAGATCGGTGATACCGGGGCGTTGTTGAGAGTGGACGGAATGGAACCCCTCGCTGTGACGCTTGAAGCCGACCAGGAGATTCCCGGCAGCCAGATGAACGACATCGAGACGGCCCTCGGCCAGGTGCAGCGCATGAATACCATCCAATCCCTGAACCTGACACAGGCGGAGGCGGAGCGTCTGAATGCATCACCGGACATCACCTATGACATCGCCGGCCAGGACGGCGGAGACGGGGAAGCTTCAGAAAGTGCAGCGGAAGGCGGCGAGATGTCTGACATCAACCCGCTGAATACGGTCGTATTCTATGTAACGGTCATCGTCATGTTCTTCATCATCATCAACTATGCAAGCCAGATCGGGACTGAAGTCGCCATGGAGAAGACGTCGCGGGTCATCGAGATGATCGTCTCGAGCGTGGCACCGGTCACGCACCTGCTGGCCAAGATCAGCGCGATGATTTCAGTCAGCCTGACGCAGCTCGCCATCTTCATCGTTGCGATCCTCATTGCGATACAGCTTTTCGATTTCAGTGAAATCATCAGCGATTTCGGCCTTGAGGCAAATGACCAGACGGTCACCATGATCATCTACTCGGTCATCTTCCTGATCCTCGGACTCATCCTCTACTTGTCGATCGCGGCGATGCTCGGTTCATTCATCAGCCGGATGGAGGATCTGCAGCAGGCACTGCTGCCGGTGACCATGTTCTCGCTCATCGGTTTCTACATTGCCATCTTCAACATCTGGGGCAGCGCGGACAGTCTCCTGGTCAGAATATCCAGCTACTTCCCGCTCTTCACTCCATTCGTCATGCCGCTCCGTGCGATGCATGAGGAAACGGGACAGGCACCGCTCCTGATCGGAGTCGCCATACTACTCGTATCGATCATACTGGCCATACTGCTTGCAGCAAGCATCTACCGCAACAGTGTGCTGTCGACATCGAACGGCATCTTCAAGAACCTGAAGCGTATAAAAAAGGAATAGCAGCGTCATTCAAAAGGCATGTCCACCCGGGTGGACATGCCTTTTTTACCATTTCATATGCTTGAGCTTCTGCTTCAGCTGTTCCCTCGCTTCAGGCCGGATGGGCCAGCCGGAAATTTCCTCCAGCAGTGCATCCCGGTTTCCGAAGCCTTTCACGAAACCGTTCAGACGGGCTGCGAAAATGGAATCCGTCAGTATTGACGGTTCAGGGGCCATATCCTCAAGCTGGCCGAGCGCACCCGGATAGCGTTTCAGATAATATTTCTGATGGCGTTCTTCCGCCAGGGTGAACCCTTCAAACGGCGCAATCTCGGTTTCTATTGAGAAGCCGAGTTCAGCCTCCATCTCTCCTTTGACCTTCTCCACTGCAGCTTCCTGATTTTCGTCATGAAAATGCAGCAGCGAGATGTACTGGCGTCCCCTGTAGGCATCCCGGTTTGGATAATGGTTGCGCCAGAAGTGGCGCAGGATCCCCTCGTAGGAAATGAGGGACGGATCGAAGTCCACTTCGATGGTCTCGGTGTGGTCCCCCATCTCCTTGTATGTCGGATTTCCCGTCGTTCCGCCCGCGTAGCCGGTGCGTGTCCGGATGACACCCGGCAGCGCACCGAAGCGTGCATCCGGACCCCAGAAGCACCCCATGCCGAAGGTTGCGGTTTCACAAGGTGATGATGCGAGATCCGCTTCCAACTCCGGCAGCTGATGGTTTTGTACAGTCATCCTTAAAACCTCCCGTCTCGGGATCTGGTCATCCCTCTCTTAATGCCTTCCTGTCGGCGATGACGGTCACATCGTGATGCCGCTGCAGTATGGATGCCGGAAGCGACTCATCCACTTCCCCTTCCATCATTGCGGTGATGGCATCCGCCTTCTCTTCACCGGAAGCCATCATGACGATGGATTTCGCATTCATGATGGTGCTGAGTCCCATCGAAATGGCCTGCTTCGGCACTTCATCGACCGTATCGAAGAATCTTGCATTGTCATTTACAGTCGTTTCCGTCAGATCGACGACATGTGTCTCCGAGTCGAAGGCAGTCCCCGGCTCATTGAATGCAATGTGTCCATTTCTGCCGATACCGAGAACTTGGAGGTCGACACCTCCAAGTTCTTCAATCAGCTTTTCATACTCCGCCACTTCATCTTCGAGGTTTTCCGCCGCACCATTCGGCAGGAAAGTATGGTTCTTCGGAATGTCGACCCGGTCGAAGAATATCCTGTTCATATACTGGTGGTAGCTCTGCGGATGGTCTGCATCAAGTCCGACATATTCATCGAGGTTGACTGTATAGACATGCGAGAGGTCCACCTTATTCTTGTTCAGCATATCCACCAGGTAGTCGTACATCTTCTCCGGTGTCGATCCTGTGGCAAGCCCGAGCACCACACGCTCGGACGACGTGATCTTGTCGAAGACCGCACGTGCCGCCTGCATGCTCATTTCATCATAATTTTCTACATGTACCAATTTCATTGCTCTTCTCCTTCTCTGAACATTCTTGTCATATATTGCCCAATATGATGCCTACTGCCTTGTTTATATCATCCTGGGACCAGCTCGAAACATTGAGCTCCGTTCCGATTTCGTGATGGGCAGGCACATGGATGAAGCCGGCCGGGGTGGACTTCCCCGACTGCCTTATATGATTCAATGATGTATACATCAGATTGTTGCAGAGGTACGTCCCTGCAGAATTTGAAATCCTTGCCGGTACATGGTTCGCCTTCAAAGCCTTCTCCAGACGCTTGATCGGCAGCGTCGAGAATAATCCATCCGGCCCCGAGTCGTCTATCTTCTCACCATCCGGGGTGAAGCCTTCGTTGTCCGTCCGCCCGTCAATGCAGTTGATGGCGATGCGTTCGATATCTATCGTATGCCTGCCGCCTGCAAGCCCGAGGTTGACTACAACATCCGGCTTCAAAGCATCGATGTCCGATGTGATCAGTTCGTTGATCTGGTCGAACGCAACCGGATAGACCCGGCCGGTGACCCGGTAGTCCCCGATGACCTCTCCGTCGAACATCTTCACAGCAGCTGCAGTCGGGTTCTCCCTGAACTGCAGAAAGGGTTCGAATCCCGTCAACAGCAATGTCTTCATGCAATCATCCTTTCAAGAATCATATGTCACTACACTATACCAGATTATAATAAAAGCTCCCATCTAAACGATGGGAGCAGAATGTCATTCCAATTCCTTCAGATACGGGAAGCTGCTCGGGTACTGGAAGTAGCCGTCCAGCTCATCATTGATCCCGGCAAGCAGCACCGAATGGTAGATCGGCACGAGTGGTGCCTCATCGATGATGATCTGCTGCGCTTCAGCATACTGCTGCATGCGTGCCGCCTCATCCGTCTCCGTCCGTGCAGCATCCAGCAACTGGTCCACTTCATCATTCGAATACCGTGTCCGGTTCCCTGGTGCGCCATGGTTGTCGGAATGGAACATCGGATAGAGCCCGTAGTCCGCATCAAGCGTCACCGTGCCCCAGCTGCCCATGAACATGTCATGCTGGCCATTGGCGGTATATTCCTGATAGGCACCGGATTCCATCTGACGGATTTCAAGCGTGATGCCGAGGTCGGAGAGCTCTTCCTGAATGAACGTTGCGATATCGGCAGTCGTCCGGTCACGCACGATGATTTC harbors:
- a CDS encoding ABC transporter ATP-binding protein, with product MDKGKRDEKASFNDFMGLLKRTELNRGLFATGIILTLVGTIGSLIVPLLTQSFIDGYDTEMFSAGLIALIIMVFVLSAVLDGIAYYILAKIGQAIILKLRENVWDKFLRLPIGYFDQTKSGESVSRVVNDTAIIKDLITRHFPQLISGIVSVIGAVVILFILDWRMSLIMFIAVPVSIVVILPLGRRMSRISRALQDETAAFTGLIQETLSEMRLVKSFNGEAFERRKGRKGIRTLYGYGMKEAAINAFLSPIMSTVMMFVIILIIAYGGLRVSEGTLTIGTMVAFLLYLFQIIMPMTMFAMFFTEYNKALGATERLILILAKEEEQGGDAAFAQPLDFNVLEFEDVSFGYDPENKVLHHVDFTARNSEKVAFVGPSGSGKSTLFGLIERYYDIDAGRIMVDGIDIRDIPLTLLRRHIGYVAQESAIISGTIRDNITYGLAPDEYTDEEVELAVRRSYSHEFIEALEMGLDTTVGERGIKLSGGQRQRIGIARAFLKNPKLLMLDEATASLDSRSERFVQEALDDLMEGRTVLVIAHRLSTVINSDRIFFLDNGYITGEGTHQELMADHAMYRIFTEQQFG
- a CDS encoding ABC transporter ATP-binding protein, with amino-acid sequence MTLELSGLSKSFNGQVAVDDINLKVPAGSMYGFLGGNGAGKTTTFRMILGLLQPSSGSITYNDRKIDYNVTNEIGYLPEERGLHPKLKVDEQIRYLGQLKGMSKRDIDTKLTEWLERFEVPENRSKRIEKLSKGNQQKIQLIASIIHDPKLIILDEPFSGLDPVNVEILKTAVKELNRQGATIIFSTHRMEHVEELCESLCILNKGKQVVSGNIDQIKSDFGQKEIIIEGDHDIEFLRNMPGVLDMKQIRRKSVLKIEDEKYAEPIFNEIVKLGYFKKFQVNEPSINDIFISKVGHEL
- a CDS encoding ABC transporter permease, with the protein product MSKFLATFSQTYLSKVRAKSFMISTAIIVLLIFVGANFDKIINIFDSSEEITTLNVESDDAFYAQFEAVMEPIEPDFDIAQNDGEIGDTGALLRVDGMEPLAVTLEADQEIPGSQMNDIETALGQVQRMNTIQSLNLTQAEAERLNASPDITYDIAGQDGGDGEASESAAEGGEMSDINPLNTVVFYVTVIVMFFIIINYASQIGTEVAMEKTSRVIEMIVSSVAPVTHLLAKISAMISVSLTQLAIFIVAILIAIQLFDFSEIISDFGLEANDQTVTMIIYSVIFLILGLILYLSIAAMLGSFISRMEDLQQALLPVTMFSLIGFYIAIFNIWGSADSLLVRISSYFPLFTPFVMPLRAMHEETGQAPLLIGVAILLVSIILAILLAASIYRNSVLSTSNGIFKNLKRIKKE
- the msrA gene encoding peptide-methionine (S)-S-oxide reductase MsrA, with amino-acid sequence MTVQNHQLPELEADLASSPCETATFGMGCFWGPDARFGALPGVIRTRTGYAGGTTGNPTYKEMGDHTETIEVDFDPSLISYEGILRHFWRNHYPNRDAYRGRQYISLLHFHDENQEAAVEKVKGEMEAELGFSIETEIAPFEGFTLAEERHQKYYLKRYPGALGQLEDMAPEPSILTDSIFAARLNGFVKGFGNRDALLEEISGWPIRPEAREQLKQKLKHMKW
- the nagB gene encoding glucosamine-6-phosphate deaminase — translated: MKLVHVENYDEMSMQAARAVFDKITSSERVVLGLATGSTPEKMYDYLVDMLNKNKVDLSHVYTVNLDEYVGLDADHPQSYHQYMNRIFFDRVDIPKNHTFLPNGAAENLEDEVAEYEKLIEELGGVDLQVLGIGRNGHIAFNEPGTAFDSETHVVDLTETTVNDNARFFDTVDEVPKQAISMGLSTIMNAKSIVMMASGEEKADAITAMMEGEVDESLPASILQRHHDVTVIADRKALREG
- a CDS encoding pyroglutamyl-peptidase I, which encodes MKTLLLTGFEPFLQFRENPTAAAVKMFDGEVIGDYRVTGRVYPVAFDQINELITSDIDALKPDVVVNLGLAGGRHTIDIERIAINCIDGRTDNEGFTPDGEKIDDSGPDGLFSTLPIKRLEKALKANHVPARISNSAGTYLCNNLMYTSLNHIRQSGKSTPAGFIHVPAHHEIGTELNVSSWSQDDINKAVGIILGNI